The window CCGAAActgttcaaaatccaggccgagaCCTACcctaggcccagcccattgacagccctatttaCACCTATTTCAGTTGGGGTACAAGCTGGATTACCTAGTTGTAGTACACATGCAACATCTGCCACATGTGCTAGATGTTTGAATGTGCTACAAGTGCCACGATCCATCTTTAAACACCCTACATATCACATTCAACCTTCAagacatgtgcaacatgtgctaATGCGCAAACGTGTACATGCACCACGTGCCACTATACATCTTCAAATGCCTCACATCTACCACCACTAATCTTCAATCACACACATGTGCCCCATGTGCCACAAGATCATTTCCTATTCCTATGTTTTTGACAATCATCATATAGGACAACTAATAACTATTACAAGCAAGGTTTTATAAATCACAAAACTGGTATGCATCGCCCGTTATGTACCGGTTTCGGTATCTTAACAATACAGTAGATCTGACCTGTATAAAATATTAGGGGGTGACTCGTACCAAATCATTTCCTATCTTTGGGGGTTTGACAAACATCATATCGGACAACATACTAGTTATAACAAGCAAGGTTTTAAAAATCGCAAAACCAGTATGTAAGTACTAGTTTCAGAACCTAATGATGCGTAGACCCCAGCTGTATGCAATATTAGGAGGTGACTCAGCCTAAATTGCCACTAAATCATGCCGATCGGGCTGCCTCAGAGAAGTCAGGGTGGTTCTGATTGAGTCGCAACCATTCAAATCACCTAGTGGATAGTAAAGGttagttttgtgggtcccatagtTGTGTAtctaaaatccaacccatccatcagatgcgcACCACCCTGTATGGCCTTAAGCCCAAAAGTCCAATTcataactcaggtggaccacaaaacaaGGAGCTACAAGGTAGAACATCCATGATAGAATAGAGAAtaaattgtgtggggcccattgtggtgtaccTAACCATCGAAAACACAGGTAGGCCAGACCAAGGAATTACATAACAGTATTGGCCAGCGTATCAGAAAGCTTTCTGGCCGATACAATAAGGACTACATTGGCTGATTGGGTCCATATCTGCTGATACAACCTTGTTACAGTCGAAGTTTCTTTTAGGGGgaagaaaatctcaaaaattattGGTAAAATTCGAAATTTTTTGAGGATCCCAAGTATGAGTCTTTTTAGTTTTGGATATCTATTTGATGGTGAatgggccattctttggtaaggAAGTTGTCTGTCAAGTAGTGTCAGCTTGACCTGCTAAACATCGACCAAATAGGCTCTAATCAAACACAGGCCCATTATATGTAAAtacaaccaaaaataaaaatgaaatgaaaaaatggaaaaagtgatggtttacccCCTTTTGATACTTTCCAAAATGGTCCACTCTGCTTTGATTCAtcaaattttgtgttttgatcctcaaaataggcATAAATCTAGTTTAATGTGTGTCTAAGCTTCTTTCAGGAATGAATAAAGAAGTGGGAAAACGAGagataaattgaaaataaaaacttCCATTATAGGCCCTTTATGGTCGCATCAGCTTGTAACGGCCACATGGCCTAACATGGGCTGATACGACCCATCTTTTTATAACGGACACTTCACCCCTTATCGCGTAATGGGAGTGACCATTTCCTTCACATAACAGCAGATATAGCCATAAATTAATTTAACTATTTTTTTAATGCCATACGCCAAACCACTCAAATTTAAAGTTTTAGCCATGTCTTTACATGTTTTTTTCTCATGGTGCCAGCTAGAGGTGGGCACCGGGTGACTTGAACttgctaactcgactcgtccgactcgacccgaaccgaatgggtgagttggtccgaaccaagtaggctttgcccaatccgaactcaaaccgagtcgagttcgagttacctagtaactcgacccgaaactcgatccgaaacccgactctctaaccctaccccgacccaatcccaaaatctctccctccctccctcatcctcctcatcttccaagctcgGCCTCTCtgtctccctccctcatcctcctcatcttccaagtgcagcaaccacccaccaccatcaccctcctcctcctctctcctctccactctcttggTCTCTCgttccctcatctctcaatccgactcggtgccaactcaacccaactcgatAATTCTAACTGGATCGGACTCGGTCTAGATCAGTCCAGGCCATATCGGActtggatcgagtcaggcatgctggactcggtatcgattcggatcgagtttgggtcaggcttgtttcaaaactggatcaagtcgagtcaaccctaacttggtccgactcgactcgatgcccagctctagtgccAGCCCACATGAGttgtggatcagcctgatttttagagtgTCCCTTCTtcaaggtggggctcacttgatgcatggtttggattacaCACAAACAGCATTATGGGCCTAAAAGTACTCCACCATACGGTCACTATACCATATGAGCGGGTGTGCTGCAATAAATGATGCCCTTCTTCATTTTCAacaaaggggagttatttgatactctaccagagtatgacacttgatacatagCACTCAtatattgtacatgtggcatgcatgaactcaaattaaaccgattaAATGTGGAACCCACAGACACTAactcagtcccaaaatcagataggTTGAACAAACCTCCGGTTTGTAGATgctatgtttgttgaaataggaacaTTGGATAGTTTTCATTTTAAACTGCCCAATACATGCTCACCAACACAATAGTtgaataatcaaataagcataatttttctttcaaaatgcaTCTAAACTAGACCCATAATtcggatggtttaatttgaatacTTGTCTGTAACATGATGCAATTTCTATGTAATTTCTAAGTTCTTGCATATCATCCATCTCGtcttgccagagtatcaattttTTACTAGTGTGTATTGGCTCATATCAACTGATACAGCTGATACATATCGGTTTTGGTGGGGCGATATGTACACCAAAATTGATTTTCAATCCTGAAGAGCAAGACCGATGTGTTTAGTCTAAGATTGCCAATCTTGGACTGGCCACAATAGCCTGTCCAGGACCCAACTTTTGTTAGCAACCAAATGGctccttttaaaaaaatgcaaagtTCAACCCTACTGAGAGCTCTTAATGCAAGAAAGTTAAGCATAAcaccaaaacatataactaagGTTCTGAACAGTAATCTCAAAAGGAGAATAGCACGTAATGGAAAATTGTGTGAGACCATCTGCATGCAGCACTTGTTTCCACAAGAATAGCATGTAAATATTTTCATGTAGGAAGCAAGGTCATGGAGCTTGATAAAACAGATTGTTGTAAGTAGTTCCTAGAACTGAAACTTCTTACTCAAATAAACACATTATCTCATGATAACTTACTGTGTCCTCAAGGCCTTGATCCAATCTATTTCCAGTCTGAAATCACCAGGTCCAGATTTTGCGCCAGGAAAACCGCCTTCTGCATTGACAGAGAGAGACATTCCAACTATTCGTGATGGATTCATTTCCAACTTCGCATCTATTATGTTTCCTCTCCACGTCGGCAAATATCGATCAAGGGGAATCTGATATAAGTACCAGACGTCAGTCTTCAGACTCAGAAACTTAGCATTTGAATTCATGCTGGcttgcgcgcgcacacacacacacactagtaAAATGCATGTGGTAAACACTCTGAATCATGGCAATACGAAATTATCAGATACATTAATCAGAGACAATACAAATGTGTGTCACTTCATTTTTTACATCAGTATAGTTAGTCAAATGCACGTGCATTTGCACATGGGAGTTCCAGCGCGCAAGTTGACCCACTGAGTGTTAGGCTCATCACCATGCTCCTTTCTTTTCAGGGTGGCGTTACCAGCCAGTAGGAGGGGATAGATAGATCTCCTACTATTTTCTTTTATGGGCTTGTATACACATACATAGTACTTTGGACATAGTTGTACTCGTGTATTTTGGACATATGTATAGGGATAGTTAGTATGATGTATGCTTTTACACGATGTTGTATGGTTAGTAacgcaggagcattttcacactggacttgagtggggtcgcctattggatgcaggggcacactcggggagggtgacccatgcgatttggggcccacgagggaggtctcgtgttcgagactccttaccaggggtgattaatgtgcatttcacaccgggctcgagtagggtagcaCGTGGGATTCGGGGACGCTCGGGgtggggtggcccatgtgatttggggcccacggagggggttcggccgaggtcctaacccatgagatgtggggccttggctatgagataaagggattaatttgccatactctaacagttcgagcttttagagcaagtggttaattgtcctgcatcaaattggtatcaaagcgggaggtctcgtgttcaagactcctcactgaGGGTAATTAATGCAagagcattttcacactaggctcgagtggggtcgcctgttggatgcaggggcacactcagggtgggtgacccatgcgatttggggcccacgagggagggctcgtgttcgagactccttaacaggggtgattaatgcgcatttcacaccgggctcgagtggggtagcccgtgggatgcggagacacacttggggtgagcggcccatgtgatttggggcccacaaagggggttcggccgaggtcctaacccataagatgtggggcctgggctatgagataaagggattaattcgccatactctaacagttcgagcttttagagcaagtggttaattgtcctgcatcagttagCATATATTGTGGTTGATGGTTaacagcagagagagagagagagagagagaagttcggGAATTTAGTGGAGCCCATTTGCCGAGTCTAGGGCGTGGGAAGAAGCTACTACAACCAAGTCCGGCCAGCCGAAGTGGAGAGACTGAGATGGTCTCAAAGATAATGGCAAATTCAAATAGGCAGACATCAACCTTTAATAAAGAAGAGTGAAAGGAAATGTGGATAGACTTTTCACTATCGATTTGGAAAGAAGTATGATGACAAACAGTTTAAGaacaaacatcatcatataaagaaAATGTGGAGTTGCTTCAGGAAACTTTTGAAAGAAAGTATCTGGACTGGTGTGGGATCCAGTCTTGCAAACAGTGACAGCAAAGGATGGATGATGGATACACATTTGAATGTTCTCTTCTTCATCCCATACCATTGTCATTAAGTTTTTACAACTTTCATATATGATATTAAAGTAAACTCTCTAACGTACCACAGAAAAACCCACAAGCATCCAAATTTCGTAAGGTGGGATGTCTTGAGTAGGACCAACTTTGTGAGATATTTGGAGGCACAATTGCAAAAGGACACCCCAAGCTTCATATAAGCATACATTTGATTCCATTGATGATGAGCATGAGCGATAAGCAATTGCTATTGAAGAAAATATGGTTGGAAGTGTTCCTTACAATCCTTTGCCATCAACTCTTACAAATTGACCATCTACTAACAATGAGGGCATGGATGATAATGAAGTTGGACCATGCCCTTTTAGACATCGCTCGCGTACGCTATCTAGTTTCAGTTGTCGTGGACGGAGGAAGACCGAAAGACAAGTACAACAGAGAAACTGTCATACAGATCTTGGAGGAGATGATTGATGAATTAGACGATTGTGCCTACCTCAAATCATTGATTTGCTCCAGCAACTAAGGTGGAGAGACCTTCATTCTTATGTCAGACCATCGGAAGAAAACCCTCTTGCGGAGAATACAGGACTACAGTTAGATATTCTTTTTATGCCATCATCTTTTCGACCTATTTTATTTTGAATGTTATAACActcgatgggatggatgggatggatgctaCTAACACTAGATGCACGGCATAATAAGCATGgaacttttttaattttaattgttttattttgtttggaTGGTTTTCATTTTGTTGGGATGGATTTTACTTtctataaatggtttagatgtttTAAATGTTACATATGGATGagaatgtttaaaattttaaatttagaatGGTTTAGATTATTTCAATATTATAGGTTATTGATGGAATAGTCTGAATGGTAAAAATGTTATTGTCTATGAATGGATTAATGAGAATTATCAAGCATCTTACATATTTTCATCTAATTGTGTGTGAATGGTTTGAACACAAGATGAACCCTCAAAATACTCATCAGATTCATCCAATGATGAACTCATGAGAGTTGATGAATTGATACTACTATAGCTGCCGAGAATTATAACTTACATCTATGTAAGCAACCTTACCAGGATAGCATACTAACAGAGGTAGAGTATGTCATGATCgtagttttaggaaactctcaTAGGTGCTTTGACATAGGACTGCTGGTTATTTTGATCCTGTCCTAGCTCCCTTTCGGAGTTCGGGATTCTTCTAAGAGGTCCAGCGGAGGCAATTCTGCTGCCTGCAGCAATGTCGCGCAAAATCTGAACGGTGCTCCTGACATTGATTCAGGTTATGGTTCAAAAAGGCATCGTTCTGTCTGGCTTGGGCTTTAGGGTAGCTTTGCTTTAGCGCTTTCGTTCGTCACAAGGTAGTCATAGGGAAACCTCTGGCTGGATTGAGTCCTTCCTCTCCCCTGCCCAAAGCAATATCCACTTTTTCAGATGGAATCACATGTCTTCCTAAATGCCTTCTCTGCTTTCAGGTAGCGAGATCTATTCAAGACACAAGATATATGCCTATCGAGGAACAAGTTTAAATTTACTTGATGATGATTGGCCACCATGGGTTGAATCAACAGGTTGTCAATCGCTTCCAGAACTCTAAGGAAACTATATCTCGTCATTTTGGGAAATGTTTGAGGGATGTTGCCAAGTTTTCAAAGTAATTATGGAACCTGATTTTACAACTCAACACCCTCTCACCTTATGAATGAGAAGAATTGGCCCTTTTTTCAAGGAAACACTATACTTGACATTGACGTTTTTAATGTAATTGACATTTTctattttaaatatataaattaaatacaaagctATTCTTGTCTATAGAACTGTGTAAAAGCAATTGATGGCACACATTTAAGTGCTTTCGTGCCAACGGGTAAACAACCAATGCCATATACAGGGAGGaagatcaatatgacccagaatATGATGTGTGAATATGACTTTAACATATGTTTTACATTTGTCTTAGCTGAGTAGAAAGGATTGGCTAATGACACAAGAGTCTTTATGGAAGCTATTACAAATCCAACGTTGGGCTTCCCACACCCTCCTGAAGGTAATCATTGCCTTGATTTATATgctatatacatatatgttacaACTAACTTTAGGATGGCATGCCTCCTTATGATTTGTTTCAGGAAAGTATTATGCTGTGGACTTTGGGTACACAAACATGCCTGGATTTCTAGCTAAAGGAGAGTGTTACCATCTGAACAATTACATGGAACAAGTACCCTAAACAGCAAGAGAACATTTCAATCATGCTCACTCATCACTTTATAATGTGATTAACCGATGCTTTAGGGTATTGAAAGCACACTTTGCCATCCTAAAAATGAGTGCACAATTTCATTAAGTGTCACGCTCGACAAGACCCACTATTCAAAATATGGCAAAGGGAGGATACAGTGGTTCAAGAAGATGATGATGGACGTGTTGGTCTATCTACCTCAAATGTGGATGTAAGTCAATGACAACAGCGGGAGATGGAAATAGTTCGAGATAAGATATATAAACAAATGGTAGAACATTATAGATTACTTTTTTAAATCTCTCCATGCTTATGATGTTATATTAAATTCTCAAATATGATTGTAGatactttgttttattttttatttgaattgAAGTTTTTTAAtcttcataaaaattaaaaataaaaaattgtttatGGTGTTGGATTGCATTTTTAAGTAACGTCAGGAATACCAACTGGTCCCCATTGTACTTGTGGCGATGGCCACATGAAACCATATCCATGCGAATTTCAAGTAAAGCAAAGTTAAAAAATtacttatgtgatgttggaaatGAAACATACTTTTTTACTTTTGGCTTATATAAGtaacttgaggcataagtagcctAAGCAAAACAACTTACGACCCGAACGGGCCctaaatgtgggacccacttcactTGTACAACTAAAATTCAAAGAGTAAAACTCTCTTAACATTACCTAAATGGGATCTCTAGAATTAGATAAAAGAGAACAGAGGAAAAGATGAGATCAAAGAAAATCATGAAAACCATGTGCAAAGTCATTGGAAAATCAGGAAAGCTCACCCAGTTCATGTACTATTTTCACCTCAACTGCATTTGCAACAATTTTGACTCATGGGGCATAAAAACAAGATCAACTAAAGCAAGTCCCGAGTCAACCTGTCAAGTCGACTAACCTTGATATATGTGCACATGGGCATGTGTTTGCATTCCAGCATATGAACATACAAATAGCATATGTGGATTAGATGTTGGCGCGACAGTATTAGACACAGACTTGAGGTGTCAGACATGGCAATCCTAAAAAATTTGAGCAACTGAAACATCATGTATTTATACAAAATATTGAAAGCTGAACTGGCATCTGGGTAAGGGGCATGCCTGATGCATTCAAGGAATCCAACCAGTCCATAACATGCATCACttcaaaaaaatcccaaaagcccAAATATCagtaagatccaaaactcacatgggccacagAACAGGGCACATATTGCGAGGGAATGTCCACCCGGGGGGTGGGGGGCACCATGTCTTGCATATATAATCAAGGCCATTCAGACCCTTCATCCAGTCTGGCAAAACTTCAAGCTGTTTTACGACTTAGGCAGGCCACTGTGAAATTTAAGGGTGGGTGGTCCCTTCCAGCTCATCCCTTTGATGTGGgctaccttagttttggatccaaGGGGTTTTCTGAGGTGACAAATCTGATATACGGGTTGGATTCCTTGAACACATCACTGGGCCCTACATCTCCCTGGTAGCGCCATAAGTTTATGGTGGTAAGAGTGCAACAGGAGGGCAGCCCTCTATATAAATAATATACAAATGATACcaatgaaagaagaagagagaactaTAGTTGTTGGTTGTTAGCCATGTGGATTTGTGTCCAATACACGACCaatggatttcttcaagtttGAATTAATCCCATAAAATCATGAGTGCATTAAATGAGATTTTACAGAATGAGCAGTTAATGTAATGGATTGTATCTTGCTGAATCAAAGATCAGTCAAaaattttaagattattttaaaaaCAATATAGAAATATTCAAATACCTGCATTGAGATCACCTAACAGTTCCCAAGTATGGAAAAGAGAACTTTAAGGGTGTGGAACTTGCCTTTGCAGTATACCAGTTATCTTTCGGTACGAACACAAAAGCCTGCCATGAATTGTCTTCCTGTTGCCCAGGTGAATTTACCCAATTCTCCGTGTATATCTGCATTCAACAAATTGCGTAATTAGCTATTCCATGAAAAAAACATTTCTAGCTCTCTTTTGGTCATTGATTTCTTTTATGAGTGGAGGAATACCTTTCTAGGCCTTTTGGCTAAGATCAAGCATAGTATCTGTTCTTATCAGTTGCATGGGTGGTGGAGGGAGAAACTTACAGTAGATATGTAACATCGCCCATCTCCTTTGAGCTTCAAGGCTAGTGTATCATATGCATCCAAGTCAATGAAACCATtgaactaccaaaaaaaaaacagagagagaaaaaaaataaggtgcacAGGAACTGAGCTAACATTGTAGTAGTAAGACTAGTGGGGTGGGCAGTAGTTTCTTACAAGGGTGAAACCAACAATTCGACGGCTACTCCCGAGAATAGCCATCTAATCCTACTCTCCCCATGCACGGCAATGGGGCATGAGTGCGAGATTCAGGTCTTATCTGTTAGGCCCATTGGTTTATGTGCCTGGTCCAACAATCGGTTAAGTTCGATCATCGGGTGCACCAAGTGTGCATGGAAAAATAGAAGGTTAAAAATAATTGACCACCTGTCCAGACCAACCTAGTTTTTGAACCACAGCAcataacaagtggggcccacatgctaaaaAGCCCAGATCTCTCCTCACATTTGCTACATTGGCACTTGTAGAGAAATTAGGATTTACAAGGCTAATCTAGCAAGTACCTGTACCATTGTCCGAGCAAAACAGCATTTAGACACTAACAGCTCTTCTATATCCAACCCACTTTGCATAAATAGATGGTCGTGCCTTCAGAAAATTCACAACCATTCTGTGAAAAGAAAGTTCACCTTCTTGGACCGCATTCCGCAGAAGCCACTCCGATTTATTCTCCACCTTGAGCCCTCGGTGACTTCCGAAGAAAGGTTGCCAGAGAAAATCCCTTTACCACAAACACAATGGAATCATTGGTGAAGAAATCAAGCATCAAATCGACTAAGTGAGACAATTTAATTTGATGCTGCAAGTATATAATCCAAAAGGTAGCATTGGATATCTACTCCTTGTAATCTATTCTATGAAACATCAAAGGAAGATGAGGTACTCCTCAGAGAGATGTTGATTATAGGAACTTCATTTTAGAAGCCTCTTAAACTTCTAAGACAGTGGTTTATTTGTGTAAGATACTATTAGGAAAAAATTTATCAAACAAACTTAGTTTCCAAAAAGGTTCCATTAAGTGTTCTAACTTTTGAGATTTCTGCTAAGGCTACTTATGGGAGTGGATTTCATACCCCACTATCCTCATAAGTGTcagtgtggcatgtgcatgtcaGGGCAGGCCCATCACTTACATGCCATGGCCTGAAAATTAGGCTGGTTCAGTCATCAGGGAGGCATGTCCTGACCTTTCTTTTTGCAAGTATTTTAACTGTCTGCATTTCCATGgcatctgatgaatggaccagcctgATTCTCAGGCCGTGGCACCCACGATGGGGCCCAGCTGATGAACAACCTGGGACTCACATGCACTTTCGATTTTGGCATGCATGGGCAttgtaggattcaaatcctactcTCCCGAGTAACATTCACATTTCCCTTCCAAAATGAAGCTTTATATGCTATTTTGAATTATTCAATTTCTGTCAACAAGCTTATGTTTGTGTATGGAACATGAGCCTCTAAAGCAGGGATTAGttgcaacaatatatatatatatatatatatatatagtaatggtctcctgcgcacCGTACCGCAGGAGAACTTTTGCGCACCAAATTACCACCGGTCATGCCAACTTAAACAAGTGTGTTGTAAGTGAGCCTCACAATAATGTTTTCCTGTGATCCATTCCGACAAATCAGTCCATGATATCAATTGAACTGTAGGGAGAAAAAAATATAGCCGATTTGTGATTTActaggccacaaaatagaaaacattAAGAGAGGAAaagcctacctttgaatttttacagggctcaccatgatgtttatgtgaaatccattccatccattaattgcCTCGTAGAGGTTAATTCATGGAGACCAAACATTAGACCCATACCTGATTTATGTTGATCACACCAagtgaagtgattttgatagtgGGTGTTCCTTACACGGTttccactcatgtggcccactagaattataGATGTGGCTGATGTTGGATCAATACCCCTAACTATCATATTGACCcattatggttggagtggattttacatacatgtcAAGGTAGGCCCACCTCCAGTTGACCAAGGGATGTTGTCCTAGGTTGTGGATTAGATGTTGTGACCGCCATCAGCCACCTAACAGCTGGTTAGTGCTAgttggcccaacaatgatgtatgtgtttaatccaagccgtccatctatttttccaactgAATGTATGGCATGTtccaaaaaaatgagtcagatccaaatatcaaatggaccatgccacaagaaagattgctggaaagcccaccattaaaaattctttgGGCCAAAGTAAGCTGTgggtcaagttaatatttgtgtttttccttcatccaagtctctatgacctaatcaataggttggatggaagataaactatacctaaatttttttaatgatgggtgttta of the Magnolia sinica isolate HGM2019 chromosome 7, MsV1, whole genome shotgun sequence genome contains:
- the LOC131251166 gene encoding probable complex I intermediate-associated protein 30 isoform X1 — encoded protein: MSRFRALWQASLNATKKALTWNVEDLIPPSERFVFNFNSKEELKRWHLYSDSEYGGLSSASLEIKDVGNGLNGIFSGNLSSEVTEGSRWRINRSGFCGMRSKKFNGFIDLDAYDTLALKLKGDGRCYISTIYTENWVNSPGQQEDNSWQAFVFVPKDNWYTAKIPLDRYLPTWRGNIIDAKLEMNPSRIVGMSLSVNAEGGFPGAKSGPGDFRLEIDWIKALRTQHMNPLGGGQLNQHCPFLGCVAHSIIEEVGIYGMREKRMLNANV
- the LOC131251166 gene encoding probable complex I intermediate-associated protein 30 isoform X5, translated to MSRFRALWQASLNATKKALTWNVEDLIPPSERFVFNFNSKEELKRWHLYSDSEYGGLSSASLEIKDVGNGLNGIFSGNLSSEVTEGSRWRINRSGFCGMRSKKFNGFIDLDAYDTLALKLKGDGRCYISTIYTENWVNSPGQQEDNSWQAFVFVPKDNWYTAKASSTPLKFSFPYLGTVR
- the LOC131251166 gene encoding probable complex I intermediate-associated protein 30 isoform X2, which translates into the protein MSRFRALWQASLNATKKALTWNVEDLIPPSERFVFNFNSKEELKRWHLYSDSEYGGLSSASLEIKDVGNGLNGIFSGNLSSEVTEGSRWRINRSGFCGMRSKKIYTENWVNSPGQQEDNSWQAFVFVPKDNWYTAKIPLDRYLPTWRGNIIDAKLEMNPSRIVGMSLSVNAEGGFPGAKSGPGDFRLEIDWIKALRTQHMNPLGGGQLNQHCPFLGCVAHSIIEEVGIYGMREKRMLNANV
- the LOC131251166 gene encoding probable complex I intermediate-associated protein 30 isoform X4, whose product is MSRFRALWQASLNATKKALTWNVEDLIPPSERFVFNFNSKEELKRWHLYSDSEYGGLSSASLEIKDVGNGLNGIFSGNLSSEVTEGSRWRINRSGFCGMRSKKFNGFIDLDAYDTLALKLKGDGRCYISTIYTENWVNSPGQQEDNSWQAFVFVPKDNWYTAKIPLDRYLPTWRGNIIDAKLEMNPSRIVGMSLSVNAEGGFPGAKSGPGDFRLEIDWIKALRTQ
- the LOC131251166 gene encoding probable complex I intermediate-associated protein 30 isoform X3, with protein sequence MSRFRALWQASLNATKKALTWNVEDLIPPSERFVFNFNSKEELKRWHLYSDSEYGGLSSASLEIKDVGNGLNGIFSGNLSSEVTEGSRWRINRSGFCGMRSKKFNGFIDLDAYDTLALKLKGDGRCYISTIYTENWVNSPGQQEDNSWQAFVFVPKDNWYTAKIPLDRYLPTWRGNIIDAKLEMNPSRIVGMSLSVNAEGGFPGAKSGPGDFRLEIDWIKALRTQR